A genomic window from Streptomyces mirabilis includes:
- a CDS encoding acyl-CoA dehydrogenase encodes MGHYKSNLRDIEFNLFEVLGRDKLYGTGPFAEMDVDTAKSVLDELARLSENELADSFADADRNPPVFDPETNTAPVPASFKKSYKAFMDSEYWRLGLPEELGGTTSPRSLIWAYAELVLGANPAVWMYSSGPAFAGILFEEGTEVQKHIAKIAVDKQWGSTMVLTEPDAGSDVGAGRTKAVQQEDGSWHIEGVKRFITSGEHDMSENILHYVLARPEGAGPGTKGLSLFLVPKYEFDFETGELGERNGAYATNVEHKMGLKASNTCEMTFGDRHPAKGWLIGDKHDGIRQMFRIIEFARMMVGTKAISTLSTGYLNALEYAKERVQGPDLANFMDKTAPKVTITHHPDVRRSLMTQKAYAEGMRALVLHTAAIQDDIQVKEAAGEDTAALEALNDLLLPIVKGYGSEKGYEQLAQSLQTFGGSGFLQEYPIEQYIRDAKIDTLYEGTTAIQGQDFFFRKIVRNQGAALNSLAEDIKKFLALGTGGEDLSAAREQLAKAAVELEAIVGLMLTDLAATEQDVKNIYKVGLNTTRLLLASGDVVVGYLLLRGAAVATEKLETATAKDKPFYTGKIAAAKFFAANVLPGVTGARKLAEGVDLDLMELDEAAF; translated from the coding sequence ATGGGGCACTACAAGTCGAATCTCCGCGACATCGAGTTCAACCTCTTCGAGGTGCTCGGGCGCGACAAGCTGTACGGCACCGGACCGTTCGCGGAGATGGACGTCGACACCGCCAAGAGCGTCCTCGACGAGCTGGCCCGTCTCTCGGAGAACGAGCTGGCGGACTCCTTCGCGGACGCCGACCGCAACCCGCCGGTCTTCGACCCGGAGACCAACACGGCTCCCGTACCGGCATCCTTCAAGAAGTCGTACAAGGCCTTCATGGACTCCGAGTACTGGCGCCTGGGCCTGCCCGAGGAGCTCGGCGGCACCACCTCGCCCCGCTCCCTGATCTGGGCGTACGCGGAGCTGGTGCTCGGCGCCAACCCGGCGGTCTGGATGTACTCCTCCGGCCCCGCCTTCGCGGGCATCCTCTTCGAGGAGGGCACCGAGGTCCAGAAGCACATCGCGAAGATCGCCGTGGACAAGCAGTGGGGCTCCACCATGGTGCTCACCGAGCCGGACGCCGGCTCGGACGTGGGCGCGGGCCGCACCAAGGCGGTCCAGCAGGAGGACGGCTCCTGGCACATCGAGGGCGTGAAGCGCTTCATCACGTCCGGTGAGCACGACATGTCGGAGAACATCCTCCACTACGTGCTCGCCCGTCCCGAGGGCGCCGGTCCCGGCACCAAGGGTCTGTCCCTCTTCCTCGTCCCGAAGTACGAGTTCGACTTCGAGACCGGCGAACTGGGCGAGCGCAACGGCGCGTACGCGACGAACGTCGAGCACAAGATGGGCCTCAAGGCCTCCAACACCTGCGAGATGACCTTCGGCGACCGCCACCCCGCCAAGGGCTGGCTGATCGGCGACAAGCACGACGGCATCCGCCAGATGTTCCGGATCATCGAGTTCGCCCGCATGATGGTCGGCACGAAGGCGATCTCCACGCTCTCGACCGGCTACCTGAACGCGCTGGAGTACGCCAAGGAGCGCGTCCAGGGCCCGGACCTCGCGAACTTCATGGACAAGACCGCGCCCAAGGTCACCATCACGCACCACCCGGACGTGCGCCGCTCGCTGATGACGCAGAAGGCGTACGCCGAGGGCATGCGCGCCCTGGTGCTGCACACCGCGGCGATCCAGGACGACATCCAGGTCAAGGAGGCCGCCGGCGAGGACACCGCCGCCCTGGAGGCCCTCAACGACCTGCTCCTGCCGATCGTGAAGGGCTACGGCTCCGAGAAGGGCTACGAGCAGCTCGCCCAGTCGCTGCAGACCTTCGGCGGCTCCGGCTTCCTGCAGGAGTACCCGATCGAGCAGTACATCCGCGACGCCAAGATCGACACCCTGTACGAGGGCACGACCGCGATCCAGGGCCAGGACTTCTTCTTCCGGAAGATCGTCCGCAACCAGGGCGCGGCGCTGAACTCCCTCGCCGAGGACATCAAGAAGTTCCTGGCGCTCGGCACGGGCGGCGAGGACCTGTCGGCGGCCCGCGAGCAGCTCGCCAAGGCGGCCGTCGAGCTGGAGGCCATCGTCGGCCTCATGCTCACGGACCTGGCGGCCACCGAGCAGGACGTCAAGAACATCTACAAGGTCGGCCTCAACACCACCCGCCTGCTGCTGGCCTCCGGCGACGTCGTCGTCGGCTACCTGCTGCTGCGCGGTGCCGCAGTGGCCACCGAGAAGCTGGAGACGGCGACAGCGAAGGACAAGCCCTTCTACACCGGCAAGATCGCCGCGGCGAAGTTCTTCGCCGCCAACGTCCTGCCCGGCGTCACCGGCGCCCGCAAGCTCGCCGAGGGCGTGGACCTGGACCTGATGGAGCTGGACGAGGCGGCGTTCTGA
- a CDS encoding ATP-binding SpoIIE family protein phosphatase, with product MRTGEPLPAVGDVLAALATGVWRWDNAHGQVTIDAEAARLLGLPAARATVTEVAMRSRFHPADWNEVVSVVQLAIAEDTLAEVRLRIMDEHGRVIRTVRSRSKPTVDPETREFVLFGTLQEVTETSGATAARTPLTGDWRRSREAFLLDAGRALAEARSTAEVLRVAAGLSMPGFTPDGLAVFGVDGDRLTVVGHHGQKPGDEGPFTHMSLATDYPAAEVVRTGRAVYLSSPKDYKERYPVSWPLAEHFGRESWAFLPLTVAGRTMGAWMAAFTYPVSFTPDERSVLTTVARMLAQALSRAVAAETERELTDGLQRSMMPTLGPQMPGMGVAARYVPTGGGLQVGGDWYDVIPLPSGRFALVIGDVQGHDVRAAGLMGQLRIALRAYASEGHRPDAVLSRASRFLCGITDSVTYGSTGESGGNTSDPRFATCLYVEVDPATGILDFARAGHPDPAIRMADGTVLIRPTAGGLPLGIDPDADYPTTRLALEPGETMLICTDGLIETGGHDLDTGWRRIRHILESHDGDMEELADALVQGVHGPSSHHTPGPLADRREDDIAVLLLSRQGKGGGDTVEVPLSPSVRRTALTVAQAEPERISGARQQLREMLHDWACDDQRDSAVLLVSEMLTNVLVHTDADALLVAEVTGGTDDRRMRVEVTDASDDLPHRRHPGELASSGRGLMLVEFLADAWGVDPRGEGKSIWFEFYEASGGDGDAGGDGDGGGDGDGGGDGDGGEDGDGDS from the coding sequence ATGCGCACTGGTGAGCCCCTGCCCGCCGTGGGGGACGTACTGGCCGCCCTTGCGACCGGCGTGTGGCGCTGGGACAACGCACACGGGCAGGTCACCATCGACGCCGAGGCCGCCCGGCTCCTCGGGTTGCCCGCGGCAAGGGCGACGGTCACCGAGGTGGCCATGCGGTCCCGGTTCCACCCGGCCGACTGGAACGAGGTCGTCAGCGTCGTACAGCTCGCCATCGCCGAGGACACGCTCGCCGAGGTCCGGCTGCGGATCATGGACGAGCACGGGCGGGTGATCCGTACCGTGCGCAGCCGCTCCAAGCCGACCGTCGACCCCGAGACCAGGGAGTTCGTGCTGTTCGGCACCCTCCAGGAGGTCACCGAGACCTCGGGAGCCACCGCCGCGCGCACCCCGCTCACCGGCGACTGGCGCCGCTCGCGCGAGGCGTTCCTGCTGGACGCGGGGCGGGCGCTGGCCGAGGCGCGGTCCACGGCGGAGGTACTGCGGGTCGCGGCGGGCCTGTCGATGCCGGGGTTCACACCGGACGGGCTGGCCGTCTTCGGCGTGGACGGGGACCGGCTCACCGTCGTCGGTCACCACGGGCAGAAGCCGGGAGACGAGGGCCCCTTCACCCATATGTCCCTGGCCACCGACTACCCGGCCGCGGAGGTCGTCCGCACGGGCCGCGCCGTCTATCTCTCCTCCCCGAAGGACTACAAGGAGCGCTATCCGGTCTCCTGGCCGCTCGCCGAACACTTCGGGCGGGAGTCCTGGGCCTTTCTGCCGCTGACCGTCGCCGGGCGCACGATGGGCGCGTGGATGGCGGCCTTCACCTACCCCGTCAGCTTCACGCCCGACGAGCGTTCCGTGCTGACGACCGTGGCCCGGATGCTCGCGCAGGCCCTCTCCCGGGCCGTGGCCGCCGAGACGGAGCGGGAGCTCACCGACGGCCTGCAGCGCTCGATGATGCCCACCCTCGGTCCGCAGATGCCGGGCATGGGGGTCGCCGCACGCTATGTCCCCACCGGCGGCGGCCTCCAGGTCGGCGGCGACTGGTACGACGTGATCCCGCTGCCGAGCGGTCGCTTCGCCCTGGTCATCGGGGACGTCCAGGGCCACGACGTGCGCGCCGCCGGGCTGATGGGGCAGCTCCGTATCGCCCTGCGCGCGTACGCCTCCGAGGGCCACCGGCCCGACGCGGTCCTCTCCCGGGCCTCACGGTTTCTGTGCGGGATCACGGACTCGGTGACGTACGGCTCCACCGGCGAGAGCGGCGGCAACACCTCGGACCCGCGCTTCGCGACCTGCCTGTACGTCGAGGTGGACCCGGCGACCGGCATCCTGGACTTCGCCCGTGCGGGCCACCCGGACCCCGCGATACGCATGGCGGACGGCACGGTGCTGATACGGCCCACGGCGGGCGGACTGCCGCTCGGCATCGACCCGGACGCCGACTACCCCACGACCCGGCTCGCCCTGGAACCCGGCGAGACCATGCTGATCTGCACCGACGGGCTGATCGAGACCGGTGGCCACGACCTCGACACCGGATGGCGCCGTATCCGCCACATCCTGGAGTCCCACGACGGCGACATGGAGGAGCTCGCCGACGCGCTGGTCCAGGGCGTGCACGGGCCCTCCTCGCACCACACCCCGGGGCCGCTGGCCGACCGGCGCGAGGACGACATAGCCGTGCTGCTGCTGAGCCGGCAGGGCAAGGGGGGCGGCGACACGGTCGAGGTCCCGCTCTCGCCCTCGGTGCGGCGCACCGCGCTGACCGTGGCGCAGGCCGAGCCCGAGCGGATCTCGGGGGCCCGCCAGCAGCTGCGCGAGATGCTGCACGACTGGGCCTGCGACGACCAGCGCGACTCAGCGGTCCTCCTCGTCTCCGAGATGCTGACCAACGTCCTCGTCCACACCGACGCCGACGCGCTGCTCGTCGCCGAGGTGACCGGCGGTACGGACGACCGTCGGATGCGGGTCGAGGTCACCGACGCCAGCGACGACCTGCCGCACCGCCGCCACCCGGGCGAACTGGCGTCCTCCGGACGCGGGCTGATGCTCGTGGAATTCCTCGCCGACGCCTGGGGCGTCGACCCACGGGGCGAGGGCAAGAGCATCTGGTTCGAGTTCTACGAGGCGTCCGGTGGAGACGGGGACGCCGGTGGGGACGGGGACGGCGGTGGAGACGGGGACGGCGGTGGAGACGGGGACGGCGGTGAAGACGGGGACGGCGACTCGTAG
- a CDS encoding M18 family aminopeptidase: protein MSTSARFDRGHTDDLMTFLAASPTPYHAVANAAERLEKAGFRQVAETDAWEGTSGGKYVLRGGAIVAWYVPEGAEPHTPFRIVGAHTDSPNLRVKPQPDSGAHGWRQVAVEIYGGPLLNSWLDRDLGLAGRLTLKDGSSRLVNIDRPLLRVPQLAVHLDRSVSTDGLKLDKQRHLQPVWGLGDPGEGDLIAFLEEESGLAAGEVTGWDLMTHSVERPAYLGRDKELTAGPRMDNLLSLHAGTAALIAAATGEGSPSGSGSGSPSGSDSGSGSGSGSRLSYIPVLAAFDHEENGSQSDTGADGPLLGGVLERSVFARGGSYEDRARAFAGTICLSSDTGHAVHPNYAERHDPTHHPRANGGPILKVNVNNRYATDGSGRAVFAAACAKAGVPFQSFVSNNSMPCGTTIGPITAARHGIRTVDIGVAILSMHSARELCGADDPFLLANALVAFLEG from the coding sequence ATGAGCACAAGCGCCCGCTTCGACCGCGGCCACACCGACGACCTCATGACCTTTCTGGCGGCAAGCCCGACGCCGTACCACGCCGTGGCGAACGCCGCCGAGCGCCTGGAGAAGGCCGGATTCCGTCAGGTCGCCGAGACCGATGCCTGGGAGGGGACGAGCGGCGGCAAGTACGTGTTGCGCGGCGGCGCGATCGTCGCCTGGTACGTGCCCGAGGGCGCCGAGCCGCACACCCCGTTCCGGATCGTGGGCGCGCACACCGACTCCCCCAATCTGCGGGTGAAGCCGCAGCCGGACAGCGGGGCGCACGGCTGGCGCCAGGTCGCCGTGGAGATCTACGGCGGCCCGCTGCTGAACTCCTGGCTGGACCGGGACCTGGGGCTGGCGGGACGGCTGACGCTCAAGGACGGCTCCTCGCGTCTGGTGAACATCGACCGGCCCCTGCTGCGCGTGCCCCAGCTCGCCGTGCACCTCGACCGTTCCGTCTCCACCGACGGCCTCAAGCTCGACAAGCAGCGTCATCTGCAGCCCGTCTGGGGTCTGGGCGACCCCGGCGAGGGCGATCTGATCGCCTTCCTGGAGGAGGAGTCGGGGCTGGCGGCGGGCGAGGTCACCGGCTGGGACCTGATGACCCACTCCGTCGAGCGGCCCGCGTACCTGGGCCGCGACAAGGAGCTGACGGCCGGACCGCGCATGGACAACCTGCTGTCCCTGCACGCCGGTACGGCGGCGCTGATCGCGGCGGCGACGGGCGAGGGCTCCCCTTCCGGTTCCGGTTCGGGCTCCCCCTCCGGTTCAGATTCCGGTTCCGGCTCGGGTTCCGGTTCGCGGCTTTCGTACATCCCCGTCCTCGCGGCCTTCGACCACGAGGAGAACGGCTCGCAGAGCGACACCGGCGCCGACGGTCCGCTGCTGGGCGGCGTGCTCGAACGCTCGGTGTTCGCGCGGGGCGGCTCGTACGAGGACCGGGCGCGCGCCTTCGCGGGCACGATCTGTCTCTCCTCCGACACCGGCCACGCCGTCCACCCCAATTACGCGGAGCGGCACGACCCGACGCACCACCCGCGGGCCAACGGCGGCCCCATCCTCAAGGTGAACGTCAACAACCGCTACGCCACGGACGGTTCGGGCCGTGCGGTCTTCGCCGCCGCCTGCGCGAAGGCCGGCGTCCCCTTCCAGTCCTTCGTCTCCAACAACTCGATGCCCTGCGGCACCACCATCGGCCCGATCACCGCGGCCCGCCACGGCATCAGGACCGTCGACATCGGCGTGGCCATCCTCTCGATGCACAGCGCCCGCGAACTCTGCGGCGCTGACGACCCGTTCCTGCTGGCCAACGCGCTGGTGGCGTTCCTGGAGGGTTAG
- a CDS encoding thioredoxin-like domain-containing protein, with protein sequence MNDSAPTAASAPTPRRARVRAPELIGKGGWLNTGEHQYTLADLRGRIVILDFWTFCCINCLHVLDELRELEEKHRDTVVIIGVHSPKFVHEAEHQAVVDAVERYGVEHPVLDDPELATWKQYAVRAWPTLVVIDPEGYVVAQHAGEGHAHAIARLVEELEAEHAAKGTLRRGDGPYVAPEPEPTALRFPGKALALPSGNLLVSDTTRHQLVELEGDGESVVRRIGSGVRGFVDGSAEEAGFSEPQGLALLDDGSVVVADTVNHALRRLDLVTGEVSTLAGTGRQWWQGSPTSGPAREVDLSSPWDVALFGGKVWIAMAGVHQLWAYDPEGSTVGVAAGTTNEGLVDGPGAEAWFAQPSGLAATADRLWLADSETSALRWVDLDGTVHTAVGTGLFDFGHRDGAAEQALFQHPLGVTALPDGSVAVSDTYNHALRRYDPATGDVTTLATDVREPSDAVLVGDDIVVVESARHRLTRLRLPEEAVRVESVAHRTQRAATEVASGGLRLDVVFEAPTGQKLDTRYGPSTRLLVSSTPPDLLLTGEGAGTDLFRALELNPAVTEGVLHVSAMAASCDDDPANEYPACHVHQQDWGVPVRLTEGGTDRLPLVLAGLAD encoded by the coding sequence ATGAACGACTCCGCCCCGACCGCAGCCTCGGCACCCACCCCCCGTCGCGCCCGTGTCCGTGCCCCCGAGCTGATCGGCAAGGGCGGCTGGCTGAACACGGGAGAGCACCAGTACACCCTCGCCGACCTGCGAGGACGCATCGTCATCCTCGATTTTTGGACCTTCTGCTGCATCAACTGTCTGCACGTCCTGGACGAGCTGCGGGAGCTGGAGGAGAAGCACCGGGACACGGTGGTGATCATCGGGGTGCACTCGCCGAAGTTCGTGCACGAGGCCGAGCACCAGGCGGTCGTGGACGCGGTGGAGCGGTACGGGGTCGAGCACCCGGTGCTCGACGATCCCGAGCTCGCGACCTGGAAGCAGTACGCCGTGCGTGCCTGGCCGACGCTCGTCGTGATCGACCCCGAGGGGTACGTGGTCGCGCAGCACGCCGGTGAGGGGCACGCGCACGCGATCGCCCGCCTGGTGGAGGAGCTGGAGGCCGAGCACGCGGCCAAGGGGACGTTGCGCCGCGGCGACGGGCCGTACGTGGCACCCGAGCCCGAGCCCACGGCGCTCCGCTTCCCCGGCAAGGCCCTCGCCCTGCCGAGCGGGAACCTCCTGGTCAGCGACACGACCCGGCACCAGCTCGTCGAGCTGGAGGGCGACGGGGAGAGCGTGGTACGGCGGATCGGCTCCGGGGTGCGGGGGTTCGTGGACGGGTCGGCCGAGGAGGCCGGGTTCAGCGAGCCGCAGGGGCTGGCGCTGCTCGACGACGGTTCGGTCGTCGTCGCGGACACCGTGAACCACGCGCTGCGCCGCCTGGACCTCGTGACCGGCGAGGTCAGCACCCTCGCGGGGACGGGACGCCAGTGGTGGCAGGGTTCGCCGACGTCCGGCCCGGCGCGCGAGGTGGACCTGTCCTCGCCGTGGGACGTGGCGCTGTTCGGTGGGAAGGTCTGGATCGCCATGGCCGGGGTGCACCAGCTGTGGGCGTACGACCCGGAGGGCTCCACCGTCGGGGTCGCCGCCGGTACGACGAACGAGGGGCTCGTGGACGGGCCGGGGGCCGAGGCCTGGTTCGCGCAGCCGTCCGGCCTCGCCGCCACCGCGGACCGGCTCTGGCTCGCCGACTCCGAGACGAGCGCCCTGCGCTGGGTGGACCTCGACGGGACCGTGCACACCGCCGTCGGCACCGGTCTTTTCGACTTCGGACATCGGGACGGGGCCGCCGAACAGGCCCTGTTCCAGCACCCGTTGGGTGTCACGGCCCTCCCCGACGGCTCGGTCGCGGTCAGCGACACCTACAACCACGCACTGCGCCGCTACGACCCCGCGACGGGCGACGTGACCACGCTGGCGACCGACGTGAGGGAGCCCAGCGACGCGGTTCTCGTCGGGGACGACATCGTGGTCGTGGAGTCGGCGCGACACCGGCTGACCCGGCTGCGGCTTCCCGAGGAGGCCGTGCGGGTGGAGTCGGTGGCTCACCGCACCCAGCGCGCGGCGACCGAGGTCGCTTCGGGAGGGCTCCGGCTGGACGTCGTCTTCGAGGCCCCGACGGGCCAGAAGCTGGACACGCGCTACGGGCCGTCCACCCGGCTGCTCGTGTCCTCGACCCCGCCCGATCTGCTGCTCACGGGTGAGGGCGCGGGAACCGATCTCTTCCGCGCCCTGGAGCTGAACCCGGCGGTCACGGAGGGCGTTCTGCATGTCTCCGCGATGGCGGCGTCCTGCGACGACGATCCGGCGAACGAGTACCCGGCCTGCCATGTCCACCAGCAGGACTGGGGTGTGCCGGTCCGCCTCACCGAGGGTGGTACGGACCGGCTGCCGCTGGTGCTGGCGGGCCTGGCCGACTGA
- a CDS encoding SseB family protein gives MYGYDQNAGAQQQYAPPQQQMPGGYGQQPPLYPEPSPPSLADAVRAFTTGSMSAEDFQQVFATSKVYCPRGDNPGFLALHNTQQPVIPMFTSLKELRRYAGKESKYFVITGAEVIDLLPTGYGFVLDMEGEHRMVFDAKAVEQMVDFAMRRMYG, from the coding sequence ATGTACGGCTACGACCAGAATGCGGGCGCCCAGCAGCAGTACGCCCCGCCGCAGCAGCAGATGCCCGGCGGTTACGGCCAGCAGCCGCCGCTCTACCCCGAGCCGTCCCCGCCCTCGCTGGCGGACGCGGTCCGGGCGTTCACCACGGGATCGATGTCCGCAGAGGACTTCCAGCAGGTCTTCGCGACGTCGAAGGTCTACTGCCCGCGCGGCGACAACCCCGGATTCCTGGCGCTGCACAACACCCAGCAGCCGGTCATCCCGATGTTCACCTCGCTCAAGGAGCTGCGCCGGTACGCCGGCAAGGAGTCCAAGTACTTCGTGATCACCGGCGCCGAGGTGATCGACCTGCTCCCCACCGGCTACGGCTTCGTCCTCGACATGGAGGGGGAGCACCGTATGGTCTTCGACGCGAAGGCCGTGGAGCAGATGGTGGACTTCGCCATGCGCCGTATGTACGGGTAG
- a CDS encoding AI-2E family transporter, giving the protein MQLLPEGARRLAAWCAVILLVAGVAWVGIRLCGEFRTAIVPVLLALLGTALLGPMYRQLVNVGVNRSLAAGLTCVAVVVVVGGAVYIVVAALIDTGDQIIASLRLAARSVAQHFGAAGTSLDDLAAHAKDLLTKFGGTAASNVISGVSVVGESIAMAVLALLLVFFFLRDSHRTAGLLRSLAPRGTADTVEAMARRAFDAVQGFMRGTTVIALIDALCITIGLLILRVPGAVGLGALVFVGAFIPYLGAFLSGAVAVLVALADRGFVIALWALGVVLAVQVLEGHVLQPMIQSRTVQMHPAVVMLAITAGASVAGILGMLLAVPLTAAGFGVLAELRTHYESPSPSSPPSPSPPPSPSPPPSPSPPASPSPPDAS; this is encoded by the coding sequence GTGCAGCTACTCCCCGAGGGCGCCCGGCGGCTGGCCGCCTGGTGCGCCGTGATCCTGCTCGTCGCCGGTGTGGCGTGGGTCGGGATCCGGCTGTGCGGGGAGTTCCGTACGGCGATCGTGCCCGTGCTGCTCGCGCTCCTCGGCACCGCGCTGCTCGGGCCGATGTACCGGCAGCTGGTGAACGTCGGGGTCAACCGGTCGCTGGCAGCGGGGCTCACCTGTGTCGCGGTCGTCGTGGTCGTCGGCGGCGCCGTCTACATCGTGGTCGCCGCGCTCATCGACACCGGGGACCAGATCATCGCCTCCCTCAGGCTGGCCGCGCGGTCCGTCGCCCAGCACTTCGGTGCGGCGGGCACCTCCCTCGACGACCTCGCCGCCCATGCCAAGGACCTGCTGACCAAGTTCGGCGGGACGGCCGCGTCCAACGTCATCAGTGGCGTGAGCGTGGTGGGCGAGTCGATCGCCATGGCCGTACTGGCCCTGCTGCTCGTCTTCTTCTTCCTCCGCGACTCCCACCGCACCGCCGGGCTGCTGCGCTCGCTGGCGCCGCGCGGCACCGCGGACACGGTGGAGGCCATGGCCCGCCGCGCCTTCGACGCCGTCCAGGGCTTCATGCGCGGGACCACGGTGATCGCCCTGATCGACGCCCTGTGCATCACGATCGGCCTGCTGATCCTGCGCGTCCCGGGCGCGGTCGGGCTCGGTGCGCTGGTCTTCGTGGGGGCGTTCATCCCCTACCTCGGCGCGTTCCTCTCCGGCGCGGTGGCGGTGCTGGTCGCGCTCGCCGACCGGGGGTTCGTGATCGCGCTGTGGGCGCTCGGGGTCGTACTCGCCGTGCAGGTCCTCGAAGGGCATGTGCTGCAGCCGATGATCCAGAGCCGGACCGTGCAGATGCATCCGGCGGTGGTGATGCTGGCGATCACGGCGGGCGCGTCCGTCGCGGGCATCCTGGGCATGCTGCTCGCCGTACCGCTGACCGCCGCCGGGTTCGGGGTCCTCGCGGAGCTACGGACCCACTACGAGTCGCCGTCCCCGTCTTCACCGCCGTCCCCGTCTCCACCGCCGTCCCCGTCTCCACCGCCGTCCCCGTCCCCACCGGCGTCCCCGTCTCCACCGGACGCCTCGTAG
- a CDS encoding pirin family protein: protein MPAVTVENPLTLPRVVAPADAVDRPVLTVTTAPSGFEGEGFPVRRAFAGINYRHLDPFIMMDQMGEVEYAPGEPKGTPWHPHRGFETVTYIIDGVFDHQDSNGGGGTITNGDTQWMTAGAGLLHIEAPPESLVMSGGLFHGLQLWVNLPAKDKMMAPRYQDIRGGSVQLLSTPDGGALLRVIAGELDGHQGPGITHTPITMVHATLAPGAEMTLPWREDFNGLAYVLAGRGSVGTGRRPVHTGQTAVFGAGGSLTVRADEKQDANTPDLEVVLLGGQPIREPMAHYGPFVMNTREELQQAFEDFQKGRLGTVPAVHGMSEGGM, encoded by the coding sequence ATGCCTGCAGTGACCGTCGAGAACCCGCTGACCCTTCCCCGTGTGGTCGCGCCGGCCGACGCCGTGGACCGTCCCGTGCTCACCGTGACGACCGCGCCCAGCGGCTTCGAGGGCGAGGGTTTCCCGGTCCGCCGTGCGTTCGCCGGGATCAACTACCGCCACCTCGACCCGTTCATCATGATGGACCAGATGGGCGAGGTGGAGTACGCGCCGGGCGAGCCCAAGGGCACCCCCTGGCACCCCCACCGCGGCTTCGAGACCGTGACGTACATCATCGACGGCGTCTTCGACCACCAGGACTCCAACGGTGGTGGCGGCACCATCACCAACGGCGACACCCAGTGGATGACCGCGGGCGCCGGCCTCCTGCACATCGAGGCCCCGCCGGAGTCGCTCGTCATGTCCGGCGGCCTCTTCCACGGCCTCCAGCTGTGGGTGAACCTCCCGGCCAAGGACAAGATGATGGCCCCCCGGTACCAGGACATCCGCGGCGGCTCGGTCCAGCTGCTGAGCACTCCCGACGGCGGCGCGCTGCTGCGCGTCATCGCCGGTGAGCTGGACGGCCACCAGGGTCCCGGCATCACGCACACGCCGATCACCATGGTCCACGCGACCCTGGCGCCCGGCGCCGAGATGACCCTCCCGTGGCGCGAGGACTTCAACGGTCTCGCGTACGTCCTCGCCGGACGCGGCAGCGTCGGTACGGGCCGTCGGCCGGTCCACACCGGCCAGACCGCCGTCTTCGGCGCGGGCGGCTCGCTGACCGTCCGCGCGGACGAGAAGCAGGACGCGAACACGCCGGACCTCGAGGTCGTCCTGCTCGGCGGACAGCCGATCCGCGAGCCCATGGCCCACTACGGCCCCTTCGTGATGAACACCCGCGAGGAGCTGCAGCAGGCCTTCGAGGACTTCCAGAAGGGCCGTCTGGGCACCGTTCCGGCGGTGCACGGAATGTCCGAGGGCGGGATGTAA